A genomic region of Bernardetia sp. ABR2-2B contains the following coding sequences:
- the ftsH gene encoding ATP-dependent zinc metalloprotease FtsH, with product MATEKDTKTEKNTKETKDTKNTKNPIRNNIPKGTGGNYQIWLSGLLIALILGAWYLNQSTVVKTYEQDFDKMARAGDIESVKLITNKNIVELTLTEEALKKDKYANELKKKNPFGAIVDKPPHYFLNITSGESFKEDFDKLQADLPANKRIKYDVGQDADFSGLIFTWGFLILILVAFWFLMRRMTGGGAGGQIFNIGKAKVSLFDTENKVKITFEDVAGLDEAKQEVEEVVDFLRQPTKYTELGGKIPKGVLLVGPPGTGKTLLAKAVAGEAGVPFFSLSGSDFVEMFVGVGAARVRDLFKQAKEKAPCIIFIDEIDAIGRSRGGGKQPGSNDERENTLNSLLVEMDGFSTDAGVIILGATNRPDVLDSALMRPGRFDRQISIDKPDIKGREAIFSVHLEPLKTAPEIDAKKLAAQTPGFAGAEIANVCNEAALIAARMNKKEIEMVDFESAIDRVIGGLEKKNKIISPEEKKIVAYHEAGHAVAGWFLEHADPLVKVSIVPRGIAALGYAQYLPKEQFLYTTEQLTDEMCMALGGRAAEDIIFGKISTGALSDLERITKMAYSMVSMYGMNPKVGNISFYDAQRSDFAGKPYSDATAQIIDEEVKDMVERAYIFTKDLLTEHKEALEIIAKELLEKEVLFQSDLEKLIGKRPFDKPTNYEKHTNNGYEDVLDGNLDPLS from the coding sequence ATGGCGACAGAAAAAGATACTAAAACAGAAAAAAATACTAAGGAAACGAAAGATACCAAAAACACAAAGAATCCAATCCGTAATAATATCCCAAAGGGAACAGGAGGAAACTATCAAATTTGGTTGTCTGGACTTTTGATTGCATTAATATTAGGAGCGTGGTATCTCAACCAAAGCACCGTTGTCAAAACTTATGAACAAGATTTTGATAAAATGGCTCGTGCTGGGGATATTGAAAGCGTAAAGTTGATTACAAATAAAAATATTGTAGAACTTACCCTTACTGAAGAAGCTCTCAAAAAAGATAAATATGCTAATGAGTTAAAGAAAAAAAATCCATTTGGGGCAATTGTCGACAAACCTCCTCATTATTTTTTAAATATTACGAGTGGTGAGAGTTTTAAGGAAGATTTTGATAAACTTCAAGCTGATTTACCTGCTAATAAGCGTATAAAATATGATGTAGGACAAGATGCTGATTTTAGTGGATTAATTTTCACTTGGGGATTCTTAATTCTTATTTTGGTAGCTTTTTGGTTTTTGATGCGTCGTATGACAGGTGGAGGAGCTGGTGGACAGATATTCAATATCGGAAAAGCCAAAGTTTCTTTGTTTGATACAGAAAATAAAGTAAAAATTACTTTTGAAGATGTCGCTGGGTTAGATGAAGCAAAACAAGAAGTAGAAGAAGTAGTAGATTTTCTTCGTCAGCCAACAAAATATACAGAATTAGGTGGAAAAATTCCTAAAGGTGTTCTGCTTGTAGGCCCTCCCGGTACTGGTAAGACATTACTTGCAAAAGCTGTCGCTGGAGAAGCTGGTGTTCCATTTTTCTCACTTTCAGGGTCTGATTTTGTAGAAATGTTTGTTGGTGTTGGTGCTGCTCGTGTACGTGATTTGTTCAAACAAGCAAAAGAAAAAGCTCCTTGTATTATCTTTATTGATGAAATTGATGCGATTGGTCGTTCTCGTGGTGGTGGAAAACAACCTGGTTCGAACGATGAGCGTGAAAATACATTGAACTCACTTTTAGTAGAAATGGATGGATTTTCTACCGATGCAGGTGTGATTATTTTGGGAGCTACCAACCGTCCAGATGTTTTGGATAGTGCCTTGATGCGCCCTGGTCGTTTTGATAGACAAATCAGTATTGATAAGCCAGATATTAAAGGAAGAGAAGCTATTTTTAGTGTTCATTTAGAGCCTTTGAAGACTGCGCCTGAAATAGATGCAAAAAAACTAGCTGCCCAAACCCCAGGGTTTGCAGGTGCAGAAATTGCAAATGTTTGTAATGAAGCTGCTCTAATTGCTGCTCGTATGAATAAGAAAGAAATTGAAATGGTTGATTTTGAGAGTGCTATCGATAGAGTTATTGGTGGTCTTGAGAAGAAGAATAAAATTATTTCTCCAGAAGAAAAGAAAATTGTTGCTTATCATGAAGCAGGACATGCTGTTGCAGGTTGGTTCTTAGAACACGCCGACCCATTGGTAAAAGTTTCGATTGTTCCTCGTGGAATTGCAGCTTTAGGGTATGCTCAATATTTGCCAAAAGAACAGTTCCTTTATACAACTGAACAGCTTACAGACGAAATGTGTATGGCTTTAGGTGGACGTGCTGCCGAAGATATTATTTTTGGTAAAATCTCAACAGGAGCATTATCTGACCTTGAAAGAATTACTAAAATGGCATATAGTATGGTTTCTATGTACGGAATGAATCCAAAAGTAGGAAATATTTCTTTTTATGATGCACAGCGTTCAGATTTTGCAGGAAAACCTTATTCCGATGCTACTGCTCAAATCATTGATGAAGAAGTAAAAGATATGGTAGAAAGAGCCTATATATTTACTAAAGACTTATTAACTGAACATAAAGAAGCACTAGAAATTATAGCAAAAGAGCTTTTAGAGAAAGAGGTATTGTTTCAAAGTGATTTGGAAAAACTAATTGGTAAGCGTCCGTTTGATAAGCCTACCAATTATGAAAAGCATACAAACAATGGCTATGAAGATGTTTTGGATGGAAACTTAGACCCTTTATCATAA
- a CDS encoding pseudouridine synthase: MKNNDKKPTKNSAFKPKLKSTEKGNLKSNRFAKAKNKPNPHFEKKKQDEKIRREKRQQENKTTNSSKSQEPKSRQESTKRTEKKESYKNSKNEKTSEDRFERRGKKTVFKKADKKFERPVRVAAKNTSADKAKEKSSYSSGANEIWRLNRYISNSGVCSRREADNLIAKGEISVNGKVVKELGFKVRPTDEVKYKGKVLRKEKPVYVLLNKPKDFITTTSDPKGRKTVMDLVRKATTERIYPVGRLDRNTTGLLLFTNDGEVAKKLSHPSYEVQKIYRVTLDKPFSEEEIEQLKAGLELEDGLAKADGAAILDPDGLSVGIELHMGKNRIVRRMFAHLGYEVIRLDRTVYAGLTKETIGRGQYRLLNEREIIRLRFFNKRGQ; the protein is encoded by the coding sequence ATGAAAAATAACGATAAAAAGCCAACTAAAAATTCGGCTTTCAAACCCAAACTCAAATCAACTGAAAAAGGAAATTTGAAAAGTAATCGTTTTGCAAAAGCGAAAAACAAACCAAACCCTCACTTTGAGAAAAAGAAACAAGACGAAAAAATAAGAAGAGAAAAAAGACAACAAGAAAACAAAACTACTAACTCTTCCAAAAGTCAAGAACCTAAATCAAGACAAGAAAGTACAAAGAGAACAGAAAAAAAAGAATCTTATAAAAATAGTAAGAACGAAAAAACGTCTGAAGATAGATTTGAGAGAAGAGGAAAAAAAACAGTTTTCAAAAAAGCTGATAAGAAATTTGAACGTCCTGTTCGTGTTGCTGCTAAAAATACAAGTGCTGATAAAGCTAAAGAAAAGTCTTCTTATTCAAGTGGAGCTAATGAAATTTGGAGATTAAACCGATACATTTCAAATTCAGGTGTTTGTTCACGTAGAGAAGCTGATAATCTTATTGCAAAAGGCGAAATTAGTGTAAATGGAAAAGTAGTAAAAGAATTAGGCTTTAAAGTACGACCAACTGATGAAGTAAAATATAAAGGAAAAGTTCTTCGCAAGGAGAAACCTGTTTATGTTTTATTAAATAAACCAAAAGATTTTATTACAACGACAAGCGACCCAAAAGGACGTAAGACAGTAATGGATTTGGTCAGAAAAGCAACCACAGAACGCATTTATCCAGTTGGAAGGCTAGATAGAAATACAACAGGGCTTTTACTTTTTACAAATGATGGAGAAGTTGCCAAAAAGCTTTCACATCCTTCTTATGAAGTACAAAAAATATATAGAGTTACTTTAGACAAGCCTTTTTCTGAGGAAGAAATAGAACAGTTAAAAGCAGGTTTGGAGCTTGAAGATGGTTTGGCAAAAGCAGATGGAGCAGCTATTTTAGACCCTGATGGTCTTTCAGTAGGAATAGAATTACATATGGGAAAAAACCGAATTGTAAGACGTATGTTTGCTCATTTGGGGTATGAAGTAATTCGTCTTGACCGAACTGTTTATGCAGGTCTTACTAAAGAAACAATCGGACGTGGACAGTATCGACTTTTGAATGAACGTGAAATTATTCGTCTTCGTTTCTTTAATAAAAGAGGGCAGTAA
- a CDS encoding carboxypeptidase-like regulatory domain-containing protein yields the protein MSQITNLTKTSTGNSILKHGIAFLIIFISTTYFSSFSFGQGENQMVRFSGIVVEGDSSYGVSGVHIYIPRAGRGSVTNALGYFSMPAMEGDTVMVSAVGYKSSQIIIPKRGEPLYSVFIDLKEDVKMLNEVVILPYSNASEFKDMVLAMDTSDPLIEQMQENLDSERLNQMAANMPMNANSNYRYLMQQNLNARNNKFFAPTVPLLNPFAWSKFIESIRNKDYKKPLRTTTGGSSGGN from the coding sequence ATGAGCCAAATTACAAATCTTACAAAAACATCAACTGGAAACTCTATTCTAAAACACGGAATTGCTTTTCTGATTATATTTATTTCTACTACCTATTTTTCTTCTTTTTCTTTCGGACAGGGAGAAAATCAAATGGTTCGTTTTTCAGGGATTGTAGTGGAAGGCGATAGTTCTTATGGTGTTTCAGGAGTTCATATTTATATTCCTAGAGCAGGGCGAGGAAGCGTAACAAATGCGTTAGGTTACTTTTCAATGCCAGCCATGGAAGGCGATACTGTTATGGTTAGTGCAGTAGGTTATAAAAGTTCTCAAATTATCATCCCTAAGCGTGGAGAGCCTTTATATTCTGTATTTATAGATTTGAAAGAAGATGTGAAAATGCTAAATGAAGTAGTGATTTTGCCTTATTCCAATGCTTCTGAATTTAAAGATATGGTTTTGGCAATGGATACTTCAGACCCACTTATAGAACAAATGCAAGAAAATTTGGATAGCGAAAGGCTTAATCAAATGGCTGCAAATATGCCTATGAACGCCAATTCGAATTATAGATATTTGATGCAACAAAACTTAAATGCAAGAAATAATAAATTCTTTGCACCTACTGTTCCACTTCTAAATCCGTTTGCTTGGTCTAAGTTTATTGAATCAATTAGAAATAAAGATTATAAAAAACCACTACGAACTACAACAGGTGGAAGTAGTGGAGGGAATTAG
- the scpB gene encoding SMC-Scp complex subunit ScpB, with protein sequence MQYLLNHIESLIFCSPSPISVKEIQKVLEELFGTEVPKEDIDDAIEVLQKRYEQADFAIEIKAIAGGFQFLTKAEFQSSVSLLLTQRAKRKLSKSAIETLALIAYKQPITKSKLEAIRGVSCDYAVTKLLEKELLVIKGKEKTPGRPILYGTSDKFMHYFGINSLDDLPMPEDLSAEDVESAQKQAKLQSNLEDEEGDEFSLFKFQRGTKAIQDKKDESSD encoded by the coding sequence GTGCAATATTTACTCAATCATATAGAATCACTAATATTTTGTTCTCCCTCACCTATTTCTGTAAAGGAAATTCAGAAGGTTTTGGAGGAGCTTTTTGGTACAGAAGTTCCGAAAGAAGATATAGATGATGCTATTGAAGTCTTACAAAAACGCTATGAACAAGCTGATTTTGCGATTGAAATAAAAGCTATTGCAGGAGGTTTTCAATTTCTTACAAAGGCTGAGTTTCAGAGTAGTGTAAGCCTTTTACTTACCCAACGAGCAAAACGTAAACTCTCTAAGTCTGCTATCGAAACACTTGCTCTAATTGCATACAAACAACCTATTACAAAATCAAAACTAGAGGCAATACGTGGTGTGAGTTGTGATTATGCCGTAACTAAATTATTAGAAAAAGAGCTTTTGGTAATCAAAGGAAAAGAAAAAACTCCCGGTCGTCCTATTTTATATGGCACTTCTGATAAATTTATGCACTATTTTGGAATAAATTCTTTAGATGACTTGCCAATGCCAGAAGATTTGTCTGCCGAAGATGTAGAATCAGCACAAAAACAAGCAAAACTACAATCTAATTTAGAAGATGAAGAAGGAGATGAATTTTCACTCTTCAAATTCCAACGAGGGACTAAAGCTATTCAAGATAAAAAAGATGAAAGTAGTGATTAG
- a CDS encoding biotin--[acetyl-CoA-carboxylase] ligase, protein MSNYKIHTKGLFIGKNQIYLPSCQSTNESLASHSTEQKNKTSKVFEGTLLWTNNQRQGKGQRGNSWQSQENKNLTFSVLLNPTFLSPKESFWITIAISLGVRDALEEVLKTDYSEIASELKIKWTNDIFINHKMNDEYKDQKIGGILIENQISSQKINQSIIGIGININQIFERNNSENNINHRAISLKELTGKNWEKEEVLTEILFFIEKRYLQLRAGKKDSLRADYLSYLFRYQEWHYYQDKLKNKKITGQILGINPEGKLALEVAGGKISYFENKEIEFLY, encoded by the coding sequence ATGAGCAATTACAAAATTCATACAAAGGGACTTTTTATAGGGAAAAATCAAATTTATCTGCCAAGCTGTCAGTCCACCAACGAAAGTTTAGCTTCTCATAGTACAGAACAGAAAAACAAAACATCAAAAGTTTTTGAAGGAACGCTTCTTTGGACAAATAATCAAAGACAAGGAAAAGGACAACGAGGGAATAGTTGGCAATCACAAGAAAATAAAAATCTTACGTTTTCTGTTTTGCTTAATCCTACTTTTTTATCCCCAAAAGAATCTTTTTGGATTACGATTGCTATCTCTTTGGGAGTTCGTGATGCGCTAGAGGAAGTTTTGAAGACTGATTATTCAGAAATTGCTAGTGAGTTGAAGATAAAATGGACAAATGATATTTTTATTAATCATAAAATGAATGATGAATATAAAGACCAAAAAATAGGAGGCATTTTGATAGAAAATCAAATTTCTTCTCAAAAAATAAATCAAAGTATTATAGGAATCGGAATCAATATCAATCAAATTTTTGAACGAAATAATTCAGAAAACAATATAAATCATAGAGCAATTTCATTAAAAGAACTCACAGGTAAAAATTGGGAAAAAGAAGAAGTTCTGACCGAAATTCTTTTTTTTATAGAAAAACGTTATTTACAACTTCGTGCAGGAAAAAAAGATAGTTTGAGAGCTGATTATCTTTCCTATCTTTTTCGTTATCAAGAATGGCATTATTATCAAGACAAGCTCAAAAATAAAAAAATTACAGGACAGATTTTGGGAATCAATCCAGAAGGAAAATTGGCTTTAGAAGTAGCAGGTGGAAAAATTAGCTATTTTGAAAATAAAGAAATTGAATTTTTGTACTAA
- a CDS encoding outer membrane lipoprotein carrier protein LolA, whose product MRKIFIIFIALFFANVATNFTYAQDAKARTLLDAMSNKYKKYKSFRATFTSTLASESESINESLTGTITVKGNKYHLKTKGQEIYNDHKTVWTFLDDANEVTITSYDEADGLNPTDIFDIYKKGYKYVVVEEVKVGGRAHQVIDLVPEDKNLQFFKVRLTIDKANYSLASWNIFEKNGRVHSYKISDFQPNVSVTDSDFQFSKVKHANVEEVDLR is encoded by the coding sequence ATGAGAAAGATTTTTATAATTTTTATTGCTTTATTTTTTGCAAATGTTGCAACTAATTTTACTTATGCTCAAGATGCCAAAGCTCGTACGCTTTTAGATGCAATGAGTAATAAGTATAAAAAATATAAGTCGTTCAGAGCTACTTTTACTTCTACTCTAGCCAGTGAATCTGAAAGTATTAATGAATCGCTTACAGGAACAATTACCGTAAAAGGAAATAAATATCACTTAAAAACAAAAGGTCAAGAGATTTATAATGACCACAAAACCGTTTGGACATTTTTAGATGATGCCAATGAAGTAACCATTACGAGTTATGATGAAGCTGATGGACTCAATCCAACTGATATTTTTGATATTTATAAAAAAGGATACAAATATGTAGTTGTAGAAGAAGTAAAAGTAGGAGGAAGAGCGCACCAAGTTATTGATTTAGTTCCAGAAGACAAAAACTTACAATTTTTTAAAGTTCGTCTGACGATTGATAAAGCAAATTATAGCTTGGCAAGTTGGAATATTTTTGAAAAAAATGGACGTGTTCATTCTTATAAAATTTCTGATTTTCAGCCTAATGTTTCAGTAACTGATTCAGATTTTCAGTTTAGTAAAGTCAAACACGCAAATGTAGAAGAAGTAGATTTAAGATAA
- the rsfS gene encoding ribosome silencing factor, with product MTQKQSVTSQMLSQAVVAGLQDRKGKSITLLDLRDVKNSIADYFIICTGTSDTHVDALKQSVEAETYKTYKQDPWHVEGRENRQWILLDYVDVVVHIFQAEKRDRFGLEELWGDAKVTQIPDMD from the coding sequence ATGACTCAAAAACAGTCAGTTACTTCACAGATGCTTTCTCAAGCTGTTGTGGCTGGTCTTCAAGACCGAAAAGGAAAATCAATTACACTTCTTGACCTTCGTGATGTAAAAAACTCTATTGCAGATTATTTTATTATCTGTACAGGTACTTCTGATACGCACGTAGATGCGCTCAAACAATCCGTAGAAGCCGAAACATACAAAACATACAAACAAGACCCTTGGCATGTAGAGGGTAGAGAAAACCGTCAGTGGATTTTGCTAGACTATGTAGATGTTGTGGTTCATATTTTTCAAGCTGAAAAAAGAGACCGTTTTGGATTAGAAGAGCTTTGGGGAGATGCAAAAGTTACTCAAATTCCAGATATGGATTAG
- the hslU gene encoding ATP-dependent protease ATPase subunit HslU → MIDNNIYYTPKQIVEELDKYIIGQHEAKRNVAIALRNRWRRMHVKSDMQREIMPNNILMIGSTGVGKTEIARRLAKVANAPFVKVEASKFTEVGYVGRDVESMVRDLVEQAVKLIQTEKRDAVKQKAEQAVEDIILDALIPPLKNRKPSTTPSAVGFSNDEMPTSDAELNERTRERFREKLRAGELEERKIEITLESSNNPGVGVVGGAIDEVSMMNLQEMLSGMLPSRSKKRKVTIEEARNLLLEEEAFKLIDMDEVKIEAIKKAENSGIIFIDEIDKVASSGNKGGGADVSREGVQRDLLPIVEGSAVTTKHGIVNTDHILFIAAGAFHVSKPSDLIPELQGRFPIRVELNSLTKEDFHKILKDPKNALSKQYVALLDSEGVKLTYQEDALEEIADIAFHINSELENIGARRLHTVMSHLLNEILFDIPDTIPPNAHVAITKEMVQEKLKALVKNRDLSQYIL, encoded by the coding sequence ATGATTGACAATAATATCTATTATACGCCCAAACAAATTGTTGAGGAGCTTGACAAATATATCATCGGACAACACGAAGCCAAAAGAAATGTAGCTATTGCGCTACGTAATCGTTGGAGACGTATGCACGTAAAATCAGATATGCAGCGTGAAATCATGCCAAATAATATTTTGATGATTGGCTCAACAGGTGTAGGAAAAACAGAGATTGCTCGTCGTCTGGCAAAGGTAGCCAATGCTCCTTTTGTAAAAGTAGAGGCTTCTAAGTTTACAGAGGTAGGTTATGTAGGACGTGATGTAGAGAGTATGGTGCGTGATTTGGTAGAACAAGCTGTCAAACTTATCCAAACTGAAAAGCGTGATGCTGTAAAACAAAAAGCCGAACAAGCCGTAGAGGACATTATTTTGGATGCTCTTATTCCACCTTTAAAAAATAGAAAGCCTTCTACAACGCCTTCTGCTGTTGGTTTTTCGAATGATGAAATGCCTACTTCTGATGCAGAATTGAATGAAAGAACAAGAGAACGTTTTAGAGAAAAATTACGTGCAGGAGAATTGGAAGAGCGAAAAATAGAAATTACATTAGAATCTAGCAATAACCCCGGTGTTGGTGTTGTTGGTGGCGCAATTGATGAGGTTTCGATGATGAATCTTCAAGAAATGCTAAGTGGAATGTTGCCTTCTCGTTCCAAAAAACGTAAAGTTACGATAGAAGAAGCTCGTAATCTTTTGTTGGAGGAAGAAGCCTTCAAACTTATTGATATGGACGAAGTGAAAATAGAAGCCATCAAAAAAGCTGAAAACTCAGGAATTATTTTTATTGATGAAATTGATAAAGTAGCCTCTTCGGGAAATAAAGGGGGAGGAGCAGATGTAAGTCGTGAAGGTGTTCAGCGTGATTTATTACCAATTGTAGAGGGAAGTGCCGTAACGACAAAACACGGAATCGTAAACACAGACCATATTTTGTTTATTGCAGCAGGAGCTTTTCACGTTTCTAAACCTTCGGATTTGATTCCAGAATTACAAGGACGTTTCCCAATTCGTGTAGAACTTAATTCGCTTACAAAAGAAGATTTTCATAAAATCTTGAAAGACCCAAAGAATGCTCTTAGTAAACAATATGTTGCACTTTTGGATTCGGAAGGCGTAAAACTGACGTATCAAGAAGATGCTTTAGAAGAAATTGCAGATATTGCTTTTCATATAAATAGCGAACTCGAAAACATTGGAGCAAGACGTTTGCATACAGTTATGAGTCATCTATTAAATGAAATTTTATTCGATATTCCTGATACTATTCCTCCAAATGCTCATGTAGCAATTACGAAAGAAATGGTACAGGAAAAACTAAAAGCTCTTGTCAAAAATAGAGATTTGAGCCAATATATTTTGTAA
- the floA gene encoding flotillin-like protein FloA (flotillin-like protein involved in membrane lipid rafts): MSTEQIILFSILGVIVLGLAYVIRTYIPVNLWITAVFSGVRLGLLELVAMRIRNVRPRKIVLPLINASKAGLKEITASDLETHFLAGGSVEEVVKALIAADKANIDLSFKQAAAIDLAGRDVSEAVQISVNPKVITTNAVTSVAQDGIQLITKARVTLRANIAQLVGGAGEETILARVGEGIVTAVGSSHSHKDVLENPDRISKLVLEKGLDAGTAFEILSIDIADIDVGENIGAKLQIEQANADLRVAEAKAEERRAMAIAVEQEMKAKAQASRAKVIEAEAEVPKALSEALRHGNFGIMDYQRLRNMQADTQMRESIANPEERTQKRRDDDGGGYNPPRI; the protein is encoded by the coding sequence ATGTCGACAGAACAGATTATTCTATTTAGTATTCTTGGTGTAATCGTATTAGGACTTGCATACGTTATCCGAACTTATATTCCAGTCAATTTATGGATTACAGCCGTTTTTTCAGGAGTACGTTTGGGTTTACTAGAACTAGTAGCTATGCGAATCCGAAATGTTCGTCCACGTAAAATTGTTTTGCCACTCATTAATGCAAGTAAGGCAGGGTTAAAAGAAATTACGGCATCAGATTTGGAAACTCACTTTTTGGCAGGAGGAAGCGTTGAAGAGGTCGTTAAAGCCTTGATTGCAGCCGATAAAGCAAATATTGATTTGAGTTTTAAACAAGCTGCTGCCATTGATTTGGCAGGTAGAGATGTTTCAGAAGCCGTTCAGATTTCTGTTAATCCAAAAGTGATTACAACAAACGCCGTAACTTCGGTAGCACAAGATGGTATTCAGCTTATCACAAAGGCTCGTGTTACGCTTCGTGCAAATATTGCTCAATTAGTTGGTGGTGCAGGAGAGGAAACTATTTTGGCTCGTGTTGGTGAGGGTATCGTAACGGCAGTAGGTTCTTCTCACTCTCATAAAGATGTATTAGAAAATCCTGACAGAATTTCAAAACTTGTTTTGGAAAAAGGACTTGATGCAGGAACAGCCTTTGAAATCTTATCTATTGATATTGCAGATATTGATGTAGGAGAAAATATTGGTGCAAAACTTCAAATCGAACAAGCAAATGCAGACCTTAGAGTTGCAGAAGCGAAAGCCGAAGAAAGAAGAGCGATGGCAATTGCAGTAGAGCAAGAAATGAAAGCAAAAGCACAAGCATCAAGAGCAAAAGTAATAGAAGCAGAAGCAGAAGTTCCAAAAGCACTTTCAGAAGCATTACGCCACGGTAATTTTGGAATAATGGATTATCAACGACTTCGTAATATGCAAGCAGACACACAAATGCGTGAATCAATTGCTAATCCAGAAGAAAGAACTCAAAAACGTAGAGATGATGATGGAGGAGGTTACAATCCTCCTAGGATATAG
- a CDS encoding DUF2459 domain-containing protein, with protein sequence MSHKKNYLLRFIRLSFKIILFSISFYLIFVLVGGYLWTSNPKKLNSDIEEIEIYITSNGFHSDIVIPIETETSFFKTLSKDSVLNSYLDKARPYKWLSVGWGDKGFYNESYDGGFPSVSTCLNAALLPSETLMHVDFYRNNLIENENCKKIKLKKEEYQNLLQHITSSFRTVREDSESKNQNESNQTKFIRLPQKGYSSSDYFFQAKGNYHLFYTCNGWTNEGLQKANQKTARFAPFAQTILYHLN encoded by the coding sequence ATGAGCCATAAAAAAAACTACCTATTGCGTTTTATACGTTTAAGCTTCAAAATTATTCTTTTTAGTATTTCTTTTTATCTAATTTTCGTACTTGTTGGAGGCTATCTTTGGACTTCAAATCCAAAGAAACTAAATTCTGATATAGAAGAAATAGAAATTTACATTACTTCAAATGGGTTTCATTCTGACATTGTTATTCCTATTGAAACTGAAACTTCCTTTTTTAAAACGTTGAGTAAAGATTCTGTTTTAAATTCTTATTTAGATAAAGCTCGTCCGTATAAATGGCTTTCTGTTGGTTGGGGAGATAAAGGGTTTTACAATGAATCTTATGATGGGGGTTTTCCTTCTGTTTCTACTTGTCTGAATGCTGCCTTATTACCCTCTGAAACACTTATGCACGTAGATTTTTATAGAAATAATTTAATAGAAAATGAAAACTGCAAAAAAATAAAGTTAAAAAAAGAAGAATATCAGAATTTATTGCAGCATATTACCAGTAGTTTCCGAACTGTAAGAGAAGATTCTGAAAGCAAAAATCAGAATGAATCTAATCAAACAAAATTTATTCGTTTGCCACAAAAAGGATATTCTAGTTCTGATTATTTCTTTCAAGCAAAAGGCAATTATCATTTGTTTTATACTTGCAATGGTTGGACAAATGAAGGCTTACAGAAAGCAAATCAGAAAACTGCTCGTTTTGCGCCCTTTGCACAAACAATTTTATATCATTTGAATTAA